In Plectropomus leopardus isolate mb chromosome 20, YSFRI_Pleo_2.0, whole genome shotgun sequence, one DNA window encodes the following:
- the rnf165a gene encoding E3 ubiquitin-protein ligase RNF165 isoform X2 produces MDQILCLGAHFTRHQHSHATSCRHFHLGAPQAPISAEFPLGHASQPPQTGLATHLPPAHHPPLTALPAPPQFQDVPGPPFLPQALHQQYLIQQQLLEAQHRRILPHSRRTQERIPLNPHRLRSGYEYSPPLHVPQPMTQQQRYLAEGTDWDLSVDAGLPHHQYQLQQLPQPYQHYLASPRMHHFPRNTSSAQVVVHEIRNYPYPQLHLLALQSLNPSRHATAVRESYEELLQLEDRLGSVSRGAVQTTIERFTFPHKYKKRKPLQLKIGEEEETDVDEKCTICLSMLEDGEDVRRLPCMHLFHQGCVDQWLATSRKCPICRVDIETQLNPDS; encoded by the exons ATGGATCAAATCCTCTGTCTAG GTGCACACTTCACCAGGCATCAACACAGCCATGCTACCTCCTGCCGACACTTTCACCTGGGTGCTCCCCAGGCGCCCATCTCAGCAGAGTTCCCTCTAGGACACGCCAGCCAGCCGCCTCAGACCGGCCTGGCAACCCACCTGCCCCCGGCACATCACCCGCCCCTCACTGCCCTGCCTGCACCCCCTCAGTTCCAGGATGTGCCGGGGCCTCCATTCCTACCTCAGGCCTTACACCAGCAATACCTCATCCAGCAGCAGCTTCTTGAAGCGCAGCACCGCAGGATTCTCCCACACTCCAG GAGAACCCAGGAGCGTATACCCCTGAACCCTCACCGACTGCGCTCAGGCTATGAGTACTCCCCTCCCCTCCATGTTCCTCAGCCAATGACACAGCAGCAGCGGTACCTGGCCGAAGGCACCGACTG gGATCTCAGTGTTGATGCTGGCCTCCCTCACCACCAGTACCAGCTCCAGCAGCTTCCGCAGCCCTATCAGCATTACCTGGCTTCCCCTCGAATGCACCACTTCCCTAGGAACACATCCTCTGCACAAGTG GTTGTGCATGAAATCAGAAACTACCCGTACCCTCAGCTGCACCTGTTGGCACTGCAAAGTCTGAATCCTTCGAGGCACGCCACCGCTGTGCGGGAAAGTTATGAG GAGCTGTTGCAGCTGGAGGACCGGCTGGGAAGTGTCAGCAGGGGAGCTGTTCAGACAACCATAGAGAGATTCACCTTTCCACACAAATACAAGAAG AGAAAGCCCCTGCAGCTGAAGATTGGCGAGGAGGAGGAAACGGATGTGGATGAGAAATGTACCATCTGTTTGTCAATGCTGGAGGACGGAGAGGACGTCAG GAGATTGCCCTGCATGCACCTCTTCCACCAGGGCTGCGTGGACCAATGGCTGGCCACCAGCAGGAAGTGTCCGATCTGTCGAGTTGACATCGAAACACAGCTGAACCCTGACAGCTGA
- the rnf165a gene encoding E3 ubiquitin-protein ligase RNF165 isoform X1 — MCSGLERVSFPWTICLTGCPHNKEGPRMVLVHVGYLVLPVFGSVRNRGAHFTRHQHSHATSCRHFHLGAPQAPISAEFPLGHASQPPQTGLATHLPPAHHPPLTALPAPPQFQDVPGPPFLPQALHQQYLIQQQLLEAQHRRILPHSRRTQERIPLNPHRLRSGYEYSPPLHVPQPMTQQQRYLAEGTDWDLSVDAGLPHHQYQLQQLPQPYQHYLASPRMHHFPRNTSSAQVVVHEIRNYPYPQLHLLALQSLNPSRHATAVRESYEELLQLEDRLGSVSRGAVQTTIERFTFPHKYKKRKPLQLKIGEEEETDVDEKCTICLSMLEDGEDVRRLPCMHLFHQGCVDQWLATSRKCPICRVDIETQLNPDS, encoded by the exons ATGTGCTCGGGACTGGAGAGGGTATCATTTCCATGGACCATCTGTCTCACTGGCTGCCCACACAACAAAGAAGGACCCAGGATGGTGTTAGTACATGTTGGATATCTGGTTCTCCCCGTCTTCGGCTCAGTTAGAAACAGAG GTGCACACTTCACCAGGCATCAACACAGCCATGCTACCTCCTGCCGACACTTTCACCTGGGTGCTCCCCAGGCGCCCATCTCAGCAGAGTTCCCTCTAGGACACGCCAGCCAGCCGCCTCAGACCGGCCTGGCAACCCACCTGCCCCCGGCACATCACCCGCCCCTCACTGCCCTGCCTGCACCCCCTCAGTTCCAGGATGTGCCGGGGCCTCCATTCCTACCTCAGGCCTTACACCAGCAATACCTCATCCAGCAGCAGCTTCTTGAAGCGCAGCACCGCAGGATTCTCCCACACTCCAG GAGAACCCAGGAGCGTATACCCCTGAACCCTCACCGACTGCGCTCAGGCTATGAGTACTCCCCTCCCCTCCATGTTCCTCAGCCAATGACACAGCAGCAGCGGTACCTGGCCGAAGGCACCGACTG gGATCTCAGTGTTGATGCTGGCCTCCCTCACCACCAGTACCAGCTCCAGCAGCTTCCGCAGCCCTATCAGCATTACCTGGCTTCCCCTCGAATGCACCACTTCCCTAGGAACACATCCTCTGCACAAGTG GTTGTGCATGAAATCAGAAACTACCCGTACCCTCAGCTGCACCTGTTGGCACTGCAAAGTCTGAATCCTTCGAGGCACGCCACCGCTGTGCGGGAAAGTTATGAG GAGCTGTTGCAGCTGGAGGACCGGCTGGGAAGTGTCAGCAGGGGAGCTGTTCAGACAACCATAGAGAGATTCACCTTTCCACACAAATACAAGAAG AGAAAGCCCCTGCAGCTGAAGATTGGCGAGGAGGAGGAAACGGATGTGGATGAGAAATGTACCATCTGTTTGTCAATGCTGGAGGACGGAGAGGACGTCAG GAGATTGCCCTGCATGCACCTCTTCCACCAGGGCTGCGTGGACCAATGGCTGGCCACCAGCAGGAAGTGTCCGATCTGTCGAGTTGACATCGAAACACAGCTGAACCCTGACAGCTGA